A window of the Streptomyces sp. NBC_00250 genome harbors these coding sequences:
- a CDS encoding helix-turn-helix domain-containing protein produces MRVHRISTEELPEPERFGYWHDMTAAALIPTVMGSEHAEDFRAEAHTVDLGAAQVTSLRYPPLTTRRTPRLIRRADPGYYQLSLTLSGEMAISQAGRDNVFRAGDFTVYDSSLPFDGITRHPGGRLDHIVAQFPKALLPLPAREAERLVALRIPGDTGFGALLAPFLLRLAADPGGFRPEDGPRLTTVLLDLLAGAAAARLDADTAAEPESRRRALFLRTQDFARRRLADPDLTPGTVAAAHHISVRYLHRLFQDHGLTVAGWIREERLARAARDLADPAQHGTSVRTVAARWGFRHHAAFSRAFRTAHGHSPSEHRECAQGQ; encoded by the coding sequence GTGCGCGTCCACCGCATCAGCACCGAGGAGCTGCCGGAGCCGGAGCGCTTCGGGTACTGGCACGACATGACGGCCGCCGCTCTCATCCCGACCGTCATGGGCAGCGAGCACGCCGAGGACTTCCGGGCCGAGGCGCACACGGTCGACCTCGGGGCCGCGCAGGTCACCTCCCTGCGCTATCCGCCGCTCACCACCCGCCGTACGCCCCGGCTCATCCGTCGCGCCGACCCCGGCTACTACCAGCTGTCGCTCACCCTGAGCGGGGAGATGGCGATCTCCCAGGCGGGCCGGGACAACGTCTTCCGGGCCGGGGACTTCACCGTCTACGACTCCTCGCTGCCGTTCGACGGCATCACCCGTCATCCCGGCGGCCGTCTCGACCACATCGTCGCCCAGTTCCCGAAGGCGCTGCTGCCGCTGCCCGCCCGTGAGGCCGAGCGGCTCGTCGCCCTCCGGATCCCCGGGGACACCGGATTCGGCGCGCTGCTCGCCCCGTTCCTGCTCCGGCTCGCCGCCGATCCCGGGGGCTTCCGGCCCGAGGACGGGCCGCGGCTGACGACCGTCCTCCTCGACCTGCTCGCGGGCGCGGCCGCCGCGCGGCTCGACGCCGACACCGCGGCCGAGCCGGAGAGCCGCCGCCGGGCCCTCTTCCTGCGCACCCAGGACTTCGCGCGCCGCCGGCTCGCCGACCCGGACCTCACCCCGGGCACGGTCGCCGCCGCCCACCACATCTCGGTGCGCTACCTCCACCGGCTCTTCCAGGACCACGGCCTCACCGTCGCCGGCTGGATCCGCGAGGAGCGGTTGGCCCGCGCGGCCCGCGACCTCGCCGACCCGGCGCAGCACGGCACTTCCGTCCGTACCGTCGCCGCCCGCTGGGGCTTCCGCCACCACGCGGCCTTCAGCCGTGCCTTCCGCACGGCCCACGGCCACAGCCCCAGCGAGCACCGGGAGTGCGCGCAGGGTCAATGA
- a CDS encoding response regulator transcription factor gives MTDITLLIVDDHPVVRDGLRGMFAAEGSGFRVLGEAPDGVRGVGLALELDPDVVLMDLRMPGGNGVDAIAELTRRGARSRVLVLTTFDTDTDTLPAIEAGATGYLLKDAPREELFAAVRAAAEGRTVLSPAVATRLVTAVRTPAAPAVATALSAREGEILALVAKGNANRAIAAELFISEATVKTHLTHIYGKLGVNDRAAAVAAGYDRGILGGS, from the coding sequence ATGACTGACATCACCCTGCTGATCGTCGACGACCACCCCGTCGTACGGGACGGCCTGCGCGGCATGTTCGCCGCCGAGGGCTCCGGCTTCCGCGTCCTCGGAGAGGCCCCCGACGGCGTGCGGGGAGTCGGACTCGCCCTGGAACTCGATCCCGACGTCGTCCTCATGGACCTGCGCATGCCCGGCGGCAACGGTGTCGACGCCATCGCCGAACTCACCCGGCGCGGCGCCCGGTCCCGGGTCCTCGTCCTCACCACCTTCGACACGGACACCGACACCCTCCCGGCGATCGAGGCGGGCGCCACCGGCTACCTCCTCAAGGACGCGCCCCGGGAGGAGCTGTTCGCGGCCGTGCGGGCCGCCGCCGAGGGCCGCACCGTCCTCTCCCCGGCCGTCGCCACCCGCCTCGTCACCGCCGTCCGCACACCCGCCGCCCCCGCCGTCGCCACCGCGCTCTCCGCCCGTGAGGGCGAGATCCTGGCCCTGGTCGCCAAGGGCAACGCCAACCGGGCCATCGCCGCCGAGCTCTTCATCAGCGAGGCCACCGTGAAAACCCATCTCACCCACATCTATGGCAAGTTGGGGGTGAACGACCGGGCGGCGGCCGTCGCCGCCGGGTACGACCGGGGCATCCTGGGCGGCTCCTGA
- a CDS encoding sensor histidine kinase, with protein MPITVEERWRQFFRWGPYGLLGIAAAIAAASADVFMDRTERVAAGVLMAAVLLLHVVWDHRCRRVVAATGWGPELPGCGPVLVPGAPGPASVVHFALRTALAFALTWLNPFFAIYACVGYFDATHLLPRRLSHAGLLVTAVTMAGSQSGSLPPTSLMQWLAFGGLFALNACLAVGFSHLATKDAEKAAERAATIAELGRANSRLEQALAENAALQAQLLLQAREAGVADERRRLAAEIHDTIAQGLTGVVTQLQAASAAPDRERADPHLRRAADLARHSLGEARRSVRNLSPVALEHDTLPEALRKTVTEWAERTGVDTRFTVTGTEAPLHDEVAATLLRIAQEALSNAGRHSGAARAGVTLSYMGDEITLDVRDDGRGFDPLAGPERGGDGGGFGLAGMRARAERLAGSVAVETAPGEGTAISARVPLGAP; from the coding sequence GTGCCCATCACCGTCGAGGAGCGCTGGCGTCAGTTCTTCCGCTGGGGGCCGTACGGACTGCTCGGCATCGCCGCGGCGATCGCCGCGGCGTCGGCCGACGTGTTCATGGACCGTACCGAGAGGGTGGCGGCCGGCGTCCTGATGGCGGCGGTCCTCCTCCTCCACGTGGTGTGGGACCACCGCTGCCGGCGGGTGGTCGCCGCCACCGGGTGGGGACCCGAGCTGCCCGGGTGCGGACCCGTTCTCGTACCGGGGGCGCCGGGGCCGGCCTCCGTCGTCCACTTCGCCCTCCGCACCGCCCTCGCCTTCGCGTTGACCTGGCTCAACCCCTTCTTCGCGATCTACGCGTGCGTCGGCTACTTCGACGCCACCCATCTGCTGCCCCGCCGTCTCTCCCACGCCGGGCTCCTCGTCACCGCCGTCACCATGGCCGGCTCGCAGTCCGGCAGCCTGCCGCCCACCTCCCTCATGCAGTGGCTCGCGTTCGGCGGCCTGTTCGCCCTGAACGCCTGTCTCGCCGTGGGCTTCTCGCACCTCGCCACGAAGGACGCCGAGAAGGCCGCCGAGCGCGCCGCCACCATCGCCGAACTCGGCCGCGCCAACAGCCGCCTCGAACAGGCCCTCGCCGAGAACGCGGCCCTCCAGGCACAGCTCCTCCTCCAGGCCCGGGAGGCCGGGGTCGCCGACGAGCGGCGGCGGCTCGCCGCCGAGATCCACGACACCATCGCCCAGGGACTCACCGGCGTCGTCACCCAGCTCCAGGCCGCGTCCGCCGCCCCCGACCGCGAGCGCGCCGACCCGCACCTGCGGCGGGCCGCCGACCTCGCCCGGCACAGCCTCGGCGAGGCCCGCCGTTCCGTGCGGAACCTGAGCCCGGTCGCCCTGGAGCACGACACCCTCCCGGAGGCCCTGCGCAAGACGGTCACCGAGTGGGCCGAACGGACCGGCGTCGACACCCGGTTCACCGTCACCGGCACCGAGGCGCCGCTGCACGACGAGGTCGCCGCCACCCTGCTGCGGATCGCCCAGGAGGCCCTGTCCAACGCCGGCCGCCACTCCGGGGCCGCCCGCGCCGGCGTCACCCTCTCCTACATGGGCGACGAGATCACCCTGGACGTACGCGACGACGGCCGGGGCTTCGACCCGCTCGCCGGCCCCGAACGCGGCGGCGACGGCGGCGGGTTCGGGCTCGCCGGCATGCGGGCCCGCGCCGAGCGCCTGGCCGGTTCCGTCGCGGTGGAGACCGCCCCGGGCGAGGGCACGGCGATCTCCGCTCGCGTACCGTTGGGCGCGCCATGA
- a CDS encoding ABC transporter permease — MTAPSPAATVLRTEVRLFTREPGSLFWVMLSPTVLLVILGLIPSFREASEDLGGRRVIDVYVPVSVLFALIMSGLQAMPPVLAGYRERGILRRMSTTPVRPGALLTAQIALHAAAALTSSLLAIAVGRLAFGVALPGNPAGYLLALLLAVAGALALGSAVCAVSRTQKVATAVGSVVFFPSMFTAGVWVPVQAMPDTLQRIVGLTPFGAASDALDAAASGGWPGGAALGVMALWTVVLTGAAVRWFRWE, encoded by the coding sequence ATGACCGCCCCCAGCCCCGCCGCGACCGTGCTGCGCACCGAGGTCCGCCTCTTCACCCGCGAACCCGGCTCCCTGTTCTGGGTGATGCTCTCGCCGACCGTGCTGCTCGTGATCCTCGGTCTGATCCCCTCCTTCCGGGAGGCCTCCGAGGACCTCGGGGGGCGTCGCGTCATCGATGTCTACGTCCCCGTCTCCGTGCTGTTCGCCCTCATCATGTCCGGGCTCCAGGCCATGCCCCCGGTCCTCGCCGGCTACCGCGAACGCGGCATCCTGCGCCGGATGTCCACCACTCCGGTCCGTCCCGGGGCACTGCTCACCGCCCAGATCGCGCTGCACGCCGCCGCCGCGCTGACCTCCTCGCTGCTCGCGATCGCGGTGGGCCGGCTCGCCTTCGGCGTCGCCCTGCCGGGGAACCCCGCGGGCTACCTCCTCGCGCTGCTCCTCGCCGTGGCGGGTGCTCTGGCCCTCGGCTCGGCCGTGTGCGCCGTGTCCCGGACCCAGAAGGTCGCCACCGCCGTCGGCTCGGTCGTCTTCTTCCCCAGCATGTTCACGGCCGGGGTCTGGGTGCCGGTCCAGGCCATGCCGGATACCCTGCAGCGGATCGTCGGGCTCACCCCGTTCGGCGCCGCCTCCGACGCCCTCGACGCGGCCGCCTCGGGCGGCTGGCCGGGCGGGGCCGCGCTCGGCGTGATGGCCCTGTGGACGGTCGTGCTGACCGGCGCCGCGGTGCGCTGGTTCCGCTGGGAGTGA